The sequence GATCCGCCAGCCAGGGGATCATCTGGTGGGCGCCCTCGAGGTCCCAGCCCCCATTGGCATCGATCTGCAGTTCATCGCCAGGACGTAGGGCCGCCTTCACCCCTTCCACCAACTGCCGGTCATGGGCCAGGCCATCGGGGGAGCCCAACTTCAGCTTTACCCGCGTAGCCGGCAGCTGCTGCCGCCAACGCTCCAGCCGCGCCAACACCGCCGCAAGCGATCCCAAACCCAGGGTGACGCTGGTGGCCACACAGGCCGCGGGATCCAAGCCCCAAAGCCGATGCAGCGGCTGTCCCAGGCGCTGTCCCCACCAGTCGTGCAGGGCCAGATCCAAACCGCAGCGGGCCGGTGGGCTCAGCCCAGCCAGTAGGGGCTCCAGGGCTTGCAGAGGCTGGGGCTCGAGGGAATCCAGCCGTGGCACCAGGGCCTCGAGTTCCGCTGCAACCGCGTTGGTCTCGTAGTGGCGGTGCCCCGTATCAAAGCCACCGGTCTCGCCGCGGCCGGTGATGCCGCCATGGTCCAGCTCCAGCAGCAGGTGCTCAACAGCAGAGGTCGTGCCGCGGCTGATGGCCAAGGGCACCGCTTTGCTGAGGCGAAAACGGCTCAGACGGAGGCGCATCGAGACACGGCTTCTCCTTCAAGCTGGCACGGATCGAACCGCCGCGCCGCCCATACCGGAAACTGGAGTCATGACGGCGACACAACTGAGTGCTCCCCAGGCCCCTGAGGCCACAACGGGACGCGGCAGCTACTGGATCACCACCTTCGGCTGCCAGATGAACAAGGCGGATTCCGAGCGGATGGCCGGGATCCTCGAATCCATGGGTTACAGCGAGGCCACGGCTGAGCTGGAGGCCGATCTGGTCCTCTACAACACCTGCACGATCCGCGATAACGCTGAGCAGAAGGTCTACAGCTATCTGGGCCGCCAAGCCCAGCGCAAACGCACCAACCCCAACCTCACCTTGGTCGTGGCCGGCTGCGTCGCCCAGCAGGAAGGCGAATCCCTGCTGCGCCGAGTGCCAGAACTGGACCTGGTGATGGGGCCGCAGCACGCCAATCGACTCGATGTCCTGCTGAACCAGGTGGAGCAAGGCCAACAGGTGGTGGCCACCGAGGAGCACCACATCCTTGAGGACATCACCACCGCCCGCCGCGACAGCAGCATCTGCGGCTGGGTCAACGTGATCTATGGCTGCAACGAGCGCTGCACCTACTGCGTAGTGCCCTCGGTGCGGGGCAAGGAGCAATCGCGCTTACCCGAGGCGATCAAGCTCGAGATGGAAGGACTGGCAGCCCAGGGCTTTAAGGAGATCACCCTGCTCGGGCAAAACATCGATGCCTACGGCCGCGACCTGCCAGGGATCACGCCGGAAGGCCGCCGGCAACACACCCTCACGGATCTCCTCCACACCGTCCATGACGTCGAGGGGATTGAACGCATTCGCTTCGCCACCAGCCACCCCCGCTATTTCACCGAGCGGCTGATCGACGCCTGCGCGGATCTGCCCAAGGTCTGCGAGCACTTCCACGTCCCCTTTCAAAGCGGAGACGACGATGTCCTCAAGGCCATGGCCAGGGGCTACACCGTCGAGCGCTACCGCCGCATCATCGACCGCATCCGCGATCGCATGCCCGACGCCTCCATCAGTGCCGATGTGATCGTGGCCTTCCCTGGGGAAAGCGACGCCCAGTACCGCCGCACCCTGGATTTGATCGACGAGATCGGCTTTGACCAGGTGAACACCGCCGCCTATTCGCCCCGTCCAAACACCCCAGCAGCCGACTGGCCTAACCAGTTGAGCGAAGAGGTGAAAGTGCAACGCCTCCAGGAGATCAACGCCCTGGTGGAGCGCAAGGCCAAGGAGCGCAGCGCCCGCTACGCCGGCCGCACGGAGCAGGTGCTGGTGGAGGGTGTGAACCCCAAGCAGGCCGATCAGGTGATGGGGCGAACCCGCACCAACCGCCTGACCTTCTTCCCCGCCGCCCACGCCGCTGGTGGGCAGTGGCAAGCCGGCGATCTCGTGGATGTGCGCATCGAGGACGTGCGGGCCTTCTCCCTCAGCGGAGTAGCCCTGTCCTGACGCTGGCTAAGCGCGAAATCACTGATACGTTTGGCCCCTGACCTGACGCCTCTATGACCACCGAAGCCATCAACTTGGGTTTGGTCTTTGGGGGTGTCTCGGGCGAGCATGCGGTCTCGATTCGCTCGGCCAGCACCGTCGCCACGGCCCTGCGCTCCGGGGCCAATGCAGAGCGCTATCGGCTGGACTGCTTCTACATCGACCAATGGGGACACTGGTGGCCGCCGGCGGTGGCTGATGCCGTCCTAGCCAAAGGCACCCCAGCTACGCGCAGCGAACTGCCGGCGGCGCCGCTCAGGCCTGGTTTTCAAGGGTTCCCCGAAGGTGCGCTCGACATTGAGCTCTGGGTTCCCGTGTTGCACGGCCCCAACGGGGAAGACGGAACGATCCAAGGCCTGTTCAGCCTGATGCAGGTGCCCTTTGTGGGCTCAGGGGTCCTGGGTTCCGCTGTGGGGATGGACAAACAGGCGATGAAGGCCGCCTTTGCCGCTGCCGGATTGCCCCAGGTGCCCTACGCCTGCGTCGCGGCCAGCGAACTCGAGGACCGGCCCGAGGCCCTGGCACTGCAGCTGGAGACGCAGCTGGGCTACCCCTGCTTCATCAAGCCCGCCAACCTCGGATCTTCCGTCGGCATCAGCAAAGCCAACAACCGCGCTGAGCTGCTGCAGGGCCTAGCCCTAGCGGCCCAGCACGACCCCCGCATGGTGGTGGAACAGGGCATCCAAGCCCGAGAACTGGAATGCGCCGTCCTGGGCGGGCAGCAGATGCGCGCCTCGGTGCTCGGAGAGATTTGTTTTGACGCTGATTGGTACGACTACGACACCAAATACAGCGACGGCAAAAGCCACACCGTGATCCCCGCTGACGTGCCCGAGGCCCTCAGTGAGCGGGCCAGGACCATGGCCATCGCCGCCTGCCGGGCCGTGGGTGCTTCCGGACTAGCCCGGGTGGACTTCTTTTATGAGGAAGCCAGCGGGGCGCTGTGGTTGAACGAGATCAACACCCTGCCCGGCTTCACCAGCCAAAGCATGTATCCGATGCTCTGGGCCAAGACAGGGTTACCGCTTGAAGAGTTGGTGCACGAATTGGTGCAGCTGGCGCAAGAATCAGCGCAGCCCCGTCAATCCAGGAGGACCGAAGCGGCATGAGTCACGGTCTGATCTGGCTCCCTCTGCTGGTGATCTTTCCCCTGATCACCGCCCTCGGCTGGTTGGAACGCCGCCGCCAGAATCTCTTTCGCACCTGGGCTGAGGGGGCCGAGCTCTCCAAGCTCGATGACTGCGGAGGCGCCCGCCTGATCGACGGAACCATCGCCTGGAGCGTCTTTGAGTCCGGGAAGCTCAACGAGATCGGTCGTTTTGAGGTCAAAGGCCTCGATCAGGTCGACCTCTTGGCCCTGGGTTCCGGCGAAGCCCCCCTCACCGAGGAAGCGCAGGGGGCCTGCCGGCTTCGGCTGATGGGGGGAGGCCGCCAGGCGGATGTTCCCTTTGCCGATGCCGAGCGCGCCCGCCGCTGGCGGGATCAACTGATGTCCCGCTCCCGCTGCGAATTGTGAGCACGGCCTCCTCGCGCTCAGGCCAAGCCCTTGAGCGCAGACGCCAGCTGCGGCAGGAACGGCGGCAAGAGCGTTGGAAGCAGATCTGGCGGATTGCGGTCCTCGCTGGGAGTGCAGGGGTCTTGGGATGGGGCCTGCTGAAGCAGGGCTGGGTCGTGCGCGACCCCGAGCAGATCGAAGTCCTGGGAAGTCGCCAGGTCAGCCGAGCCCAGGTGATCCGAGAGGGGAACCTGCAACTACCCATGCCACTGCTCACCCTCCAACCCAAGCAACTGGCCCAACGCCTCTCGGCGGGACTTCCGGTGGAGCAGGTCCAGGTGAACCGCCTGATGCTTCCGCCTCGACTACAGATCGCCCTGGTGGACAGGGAAGCGGTCGCCCAGGCCCAACGCCGCAGCCGTAAGGGCTTCGAGATGGGCTACGTCGATCGACTCGGCAACTGGATGACGCGCCGTCAGCAACTCGCGGGCGCCCCCGCCGCCGCACCAACGGTCATGGTCCTGGGCTGGCAAGACCGCCTACGCCCAGCCTTGGCTCGGGTCTTGGCGGAGCGGGATGCCCTGGGCAGCCCCCTGCTGCAGGTGCGCTTTGAAGCCAACGGCAGCCTCTGGCTGCGGACCGCAGCCCTCGGGGATATCCACCTGGGCCCCAACGACGACAAGTTGGCCAAGCGCCTGGATGTCCTGCGCCACCTCTCCACAGAACTGCCCGGCCAGATCCGCAACCTGAAACTTCAGTCAATTGACCTCAGCGATCCGGATCAACCTGAACTAGGCCTTCCCGCCAAGGCCAAACCGAAACCACCAGAAGCCAAAGCCGCGCCCCAAACTGCAGCCCGCAACCCCTAGAGCCAGCGGCAAAACCCGTAAACGGTGACAGGGCATTGCGCTAAAGCCCTTGGACAGCAAAGGTATGCCGAACTAAGCCTGTGATCGGCAGGATCAACGACATAATGCAGCGAAGCACCAACGGCACTGCACCTGCTATGGAGATCGCACCCGAGGGCCTCAGTGCCGTCACCAGCAATGGCTCGGCGGGGATCGTGCCTAGTCAGTCCGCACGGATTGAGGTGATCGGCGTGGGCGGCGGCGGCAGCAATGCCGTTGGTCGGATGATCCTCTCGGATCTCGATGGCGTTGGATATCGCGTACTCAATACCGATGCGCAGGCCCTGCTTCAATCCGCAGCCAAGCAGCGGGTTCAGCTCGGGCAGAAGCTGACCCGCGGCCTTGGGGCAGGCGGCAACCCGGCCATCGGTCAGAAAGCAGCCGAAGAATCCCGCACCGACTTGGCCCAGACCCTCCAGGGTGCTGACCTGGTCTTCATCGCTGCAGGCATGGGTGGCGGCACCGGCACTGGTGCTGCTCCGGTCGTTGCAGAAGTTGCCAAGGAGTGCGGCGCCCTGACCGTGGGCATCGTCACCAAGCCCTTCGGCTTTGAAGGTCGCCGCCGCATGCGTCAGGCCGAGGAGGGCATCGCCCGCCTCTCCGAGCACGTGGACACCTTGATTGTGATTCCGAACGATCGGCTGCGGGAAGCCATCGCTGGCGCTCCGTTGCAGGACGCCTTCCGCGCCGCTGACGACGTCCTCCGGATGGGCGTGAAGGGCATCACCGACATCATCACCAAGCCCGGCCTGGTGAATGTGGACTTCGCCGACGTCCGCTCGGTCATGAACGATGCCGGCACGGCCCTACTGGGTCTGGGCGTTGGTTCCGGCCGCTCCCGCGCCAGCGAAGCCGCACAGGCCGCCATCAATAGCCCGCTGCTCGAGTCCGCCCGGATCGACGGTGCCAAGGGCTGCGTGATCAACATCAGCGGCGGCAAGGACATGACCCTCGAGGACATGACCACCGCCTCCGAGGTGATCTACGACGTGGTCGACCCCGAGGCCAACATCATTGTTGGTGCCGTGGTGGACGAGAAGCTGGAAGGCGAGATCCACGTCACGGTCATCGCCACGGGCTTCGAAGGCGGCGGTGCCTATCGCCCAGAGCGCC is a genomic window of Synechococcus sp. A10-1-5-1 containing:
- the miaB gene encoding tRNA (N6-isopentenyl adenosine(37)-C2)-methylthiotransferase MiaB, with protein sequence MTATQLSAPQAPEATTGRGSYWITTFGCQMNKADSERMAGILESMGYSEATAELEADLVLYNTCTIRDNAEQKVYSYLGRQAQRKRTNPNLTLVVAGCVAQQEGESLLRRVPELDLVMGPQHANRLDVLLNQVEQGQQVVATEEHHILEDITTARRDSSICGWVNVIYGCNERCTYCVVPSVRGKEQSRLPEAIKLEMEGLAAQGFKEITLLGQNIDAYGRDLPGITPEGRRQHTLTDLLHTVHDVEGIERIRFATSHPRYFTERLIDACADLPKVCEHFHVPFQSGDDDVLKAMARGYTVERYRRIIDRIRDRMPDASISADVIVAFPGESDAQYRRTLDLIDEIGFDQVNTAAYSPRPNTPAADWPNQLSEEVKVQRLQEINALVERKAKERSARYAGRTEQVLVEGVNPKQADQVMGRTRTNRLTFFPAAHAAGGQWQAGDLVDVRIEDVRAFSLSGVALS
- a CDS encoding D-alanine--D-alanine ligase family protein, which gives rise to MTTEAINLGLVFGGVSGEHAVSIRSASTVATALRSGANAERYRLDCFYIDQWGHWWPPAVADAVLAKGTPATRSELPAAPLRPGFQGFPEGALDIELWVPVLHGPNGEDGTIQGLFSLMQVPFVGSGVLGSAVGMDKQAMKAAFAAAGLPQVPYACVAASELEDRPEALALQLETQLGYPCFIKPANLGSSVGISKANNRAELLQGLALAAQHDPRMVVEQGIQARELECAVLGGQQMRASVLGEICFDADWYDYDTKYSDGKSHTVIPADVPEALSERARTMAIAACRAVGASGLARVDFFYEEASGALWLNEINTLPGFTSQSMYPMLWAKTGLPLEELVHELVQLAQESAQPRQSRRTEAA
- the ftsZ gene encoding cell division protein FtsZ, translated to MEIAPEGLSAVTSNGSAGIVPSQSARIEVIGVGGGGSNAVGRMILSDLDGVGYRVLNTDAQALLQSAAKQRVQLGQKLTRGLGAGGNPAIGQKAAEESRTDLAQTLQGADLVFIAAGMGGGTGTGAAPVVAEVAKECGALTVGIVTKPFGFEGRRRMRQAEEGIARLSEHVDTLIVIPNDRLREAIAGAPLQDAFRAADDVLRMGVKGITDIITKPGLVNVDFADVRSVMNDAGTALLGLGVGSGRSRASEAAQAAINSPLLESARIDGAKGCVINISGGKDMTLEDMTTASEVIYDVVDPEANIIVGAVVDEKLEGEIHVTVIATGFEGGGAYRPERPLNSFVAGDSAEGDLPGAAIPSFLLNRQNNN
- a CDS encoding dipeptide epimerase; its protein translation is MRLRLSRFRLSKAVPLAISRGTTSAVEHLLLELDHGGITGRGETGGFDTGHRHYETNAVAAELEALVPRLDSLEPQPLQALEPLLAGLSPPARCGLDLALHDWWGQRLGQPLHRLWGLDPAACVATSVTLGLGSLAAVLARLERWRQQLPATRVKLKLGSPDGLAHDRQLVEGVKAALRPGDELQIDANGGWDLEGAHQMIPWLADQGVVLVEQPLPPLEDPEADRAGFAALHGLASVPLVADESCWDLSDLLRLAPHVDGINIKLVKSGGLSEGLLMARTAHRLGLKVMLGCYSDGGLLNSGAAQLLPLVQWPDLDSHLNLVDDPFSGPDRQGDRLVPADRPGLGVQEVG
- a CDS encoding cell division protein FtsQ/DivIB codes for the protein MSTASSRSGQALERRRQLRQERRQERWKQIWRIAVLAGSAGVLGWGLLKQGWVVRDPEQIEVLGSRQVSRAQVIREGNLQLPMPLLTLQPKQLAQRLSAGLPVEQVQVNRLMLPPRLQIALVDREAVAQAQRRSRKGFEMGYVDRLGNWMTRRQQLAGAPAAAPTVMVLGWQDRLRPALARVLAERDALGSPLLQVRFEANGSLWLRTAALGDIHLGPNDDKLAKRLDVLRHLSTELPGQIRNLKLQSIDLSDPDQPELGLPAKAKPKPPEAKAAPQTAARNP